The Solanum lycopersicum chromosome 9, SLM_r2.1 genome window below encodes:
- the LOC101246958 gene encoding uncharacterized protein, which produces MGTREVYEEKLKRGNLHHDPTIKPGLGSARCPRCLSLLNSNSKNGEWAITPVLHDFTIVAGSGIGGLLSVIHGFNTGIPFVQRHVKGPKWLPFVIGLPPLLMFSAASATFGGYTLPRFTQLTMTSYYTASSASHYGISLLTRRIEETHTSGVQPKKLS; this is translated from the exons ATGGGAACACGAGAGGTATACGAAGAAAAGCTGAAGAGAGGGAATCTCCATCATGATCCTACAATCAAACCTGGCCTCGGCTCTGCTAGATGTCCTCGTTGTCTTTCTCTCTTGAACTCCAATTCA AAAAATGGAGAATGGGCGATTACTCCTGTTCTACATGATTTCACAATTGTG GCTGGCTCTGGAATTGGTGGACTGCTCAGTGTAATTCATGGTTTCAATACAG GAATTCCTTTTGTCCAGAGACATGTGAAGGGTCCAAAGTGGCTTCCATTTGTTATAGGG CTTCCTCCACTACTCATGTTCTCTGCAGCTAGCGCGACATTTGGTG GATATACACTTCCAAGGTTTACTCAACTTACGATGACTTCATATTACACTGCTTCAAGTGCTTCACATTACGGAATATCATTGCTTACCAGACGTATTGAGGAGACCCATACTTCTGGTGTTCAACCTAAAAAACTCAGCTGA
- the LOC101246178 gene encoding F-actin-capping protein subunit alpha isoform X2 translates to MIKMLEEDEDFLESETQLTDDQKIEIAKWFLLNAPAGEIQYVAKDVRAILKDENIYKKAAEESFPSYNKSHLICLEFPNRSGDVLITSFSEVHKDEYLDPRTAQVARVDHVKQVCKDVRPARDEELPSAFVEEYRSAMDAEIMKYVSETYPKGICSVYCTKGKDVEEPGFDFELVVVISAARHSPQNFCNGSWRSIWNIEFKDDIQSVEVRGEMQVGAHYFEEGNVQLDAKHKCKDTTLIQSPDDSAISLVNIIRHHETEYLASLQTSYLKLPDTTFKDLRRKLPVTRTLFPWHNTAQFSLTRDIEKELRIGK, encoded by the exons atgataaaaatgttaGAAGAAGACGAAGATTTCCTGGAATCAGAAACACAACTTACTGATGACCAGAAAATTGAGATTGCCAAATGGTTCCTTCTTAATGCCCCAGCCGGCGAAATTCAGTACGTCGCCAAag ATGTTAGAGCTATTTTAaaggacgaaaatatatataagaaagcGGCCGAGGAGTCATTTCCTTCGTACAACAAATCTCACTTGATTTGTCTCGAATTCCCAAACAGAAGTGGCGAT GTACTGATTACATCATTTAGTGAGGTTCATAAGGATGAGTATCTTGATCCCCGGACTGCGCAGGTTGCCAGAGTTGACCATGTCAAGCAA GTTTGTAAAGACGTTAGGCCAGCAAGAGATGAAGAACTTCCATCTGCTTTCGTGGAAGAGTATAG GTCTGCCATGGATGCTGAAATTATGAAGTATGTGAGTGAAACATATCCAAAAGGCATCTGTTCAGTTTACTGTACGAAGGGAAAGGATGTGGAAGAGCCAGGATTTGACTTTGAACTTGTTGTGGTGATTTCAGCTGCTAGGCATAGTCCTCAGAATTTCTG CAATGGAAGCTGGCGATCAATATGGAATATTGAATTTAAGGACGATATTCAATCTGTAGAAGTGAGAGGCGAGATGCAG GTTGGCGCCCATTACTTTGAAGAGGGAAATGTACAGCTAGATGCAAAACACAAATGTAAGGATACAACGCTAATTCAG TCCCCAGATGATTCTGCAATTTCCTTGGTCAACATTATTCGCCACCATGAGACTGAGTATCTGGCTTCTCTTCAG ACATCTTACTTGAAATTGCCTGATACCACTTTCAAG GACTTGCGGAGGAAGCTTCCCGTTACTCGTACATTGTTCCCATGGCACAACACTGCACAATTTAGCCTTACTCGAGATATTGAAAAAGAACTTCGAATTGGAAAATAG
- the LOC101246178 gene encoding F-actin-capping protein subunit alpha isoform X1, whose translation MIKMLEEDEDFLESETQLTDDQKIEIAKWFLLNAPAGEIQYVAKDVRAILKDENIYKKAAEESFPSYNKSHLICLEFPNRSGDVLITSFSEVHKDEYLDPRTAQVARVDHVKQVCKDVRPARDEELPSAFVEEYRSAMDAEIMKYVSETYPKGICSVYCTKGKDVEEPGFDFELVVVISAARHSPQNFCNGSWRSIWNIEFKDDIQSVEVRGEMQVGAHYFEEGNVQLDAKHKCKDTTLIQSPDDSAISLVNIIRHHETEYLASLQVFTLFLHHIQPLLQSCHLTLPPSLPLSSTTSLSSLCCRYFRSKLLIDFLLADILLEIA comes from the exons atgataaaaatgttaGAAGAAGACGAAGATTTCCTGGAATCAGAAACACAACTTACTGATGACCAGAAAATTGAGATTGCCAAATGGTTCCTTCTTAATGCCCCAGCCGGCGAAATTCAGTACGTCGCCAAag ATGTTAGAGCTATTTTAaaggacgaaaatatatataagaaagcGGCCGAGGAGTCATTTCCTTCGTACAACAAATCTCACTTGATTTGTCTCGAATTCCCAAACAGAAGTGGCGAT GTACTGATTACATCATTTAGTGAGGTTCATAAGGATGAGTATCTTGATCCCCGGACTGCGCAGGTTGCCAGAGTTGACCATGTCAAGCAA GTTTGTAAAGACGTTAGGCCAGCAAGAGATGAAGAACTTCCATCTGCTTTCGTGGAAGAGTATAG GTCTGCCATGGATGCTGAAATTATGAAGTATGTGAGTGAAACATATCCAAAAGGCATCTGTTCAGTTTACTGTACGAAGGGAAAGGATGTGGAAGAGCCAGGATTTGACTTTGAACTTGTTGTGGTGATTTCAGCTGCTAGGCATAGTCCTCAGAATTTCTG CAATGGAAGCTGGCGATCAATATGGAATATTGAATTTAAGGACGATATTCAATCTGTAGAAGTGAGAGGCGAGATGCAG GTTGGCGCCCATTACTTTGAAGAGGGAAATGTACAGCTAGATGCAAAACACAAATGTAAGGATACAACGCTAATTCAG TCCCCAGATGATTCTGCAATTTCCTTGGTCAACATTATTCGCCACCATGAGACTGAGTATCTGGCTTCTCTTCAGGTTTTTACGTTGTTCCTGCATCACATTCAACCCCTCCTTCAATCATGTCACCTAACACTTCCCCCTTCCCTGCCCCTCTCTTCCACCACTTCTCTGTCAAGTCTCTGTTGCCGGTATTTTCGTTCCAAGTTACTGATCGACTTTTTACTGGCAGACATCTTACTTGAAATTGCCTGA